The window CAACCCGGAGGACAATGACCCCGCCCACAACACACCACCAAACACAACTGGAGGGGTGAGACCACACACCGGCCCCACCCCTCCAGCCCCACCACACCAAACCAACACCACACACGTTCAACGACCCCAAACAGGACCGCACACCCTGACCGCGGGGACTCACGACCTCCCTCACGACCTCCCCTGAATGATCACGTTCCCCACCGGCACAAGTCCGCCACTCACACTCACGCCGGCCCCGTGACCTGCGCGATCAGGACGCAACAAGCTCACCGGCCGCGGACTTCTCCCTGGGCCACTTCAACCCCGTCATGGAGGTCGTCGGCCGCCTGGAATGAGGCACCCGCCGACAGCACCAGGCAGGCCAGCAGCGCGATGACCGCGACACACCGGGCCAGAAGCCCGCGCAAACCGCCTGCGTGGCGCTCCGCGAGGAAGGCGGCGACACGCCGGGGCACCGGACCTGCGGTGGCGGCAAGTGCCAGACCAGGACGGGCCCTCGCGACGGCCGAGGATGCCCGGGGACGCGAGAGCGGCACGGCCGATGGCCTGAACCGCCAACCGACGGTCCGCGACGGCGTCGGCCGCGGACTCGTCGGCACTGCGCTCCAGCGCCTAACTGATCGTTTCAGAATGAGATCGGCGTGGCGACTGGTTCTGGCGATCTTGGCAGGCAGGGTCTGGCGGGTGTCTGCCGATCTTGTCCCGGATGAGCTCTGGGACCGCATAGCTCCATTGCTGCCGCCGCGACAGGAACGTCGGCACCGGTATACCCCGGCCGCCTTCCGGTGTCTGACCGGGTGGCGTTGGCAGGCATCATCTACGTGCTGCGCAGGGGTGTTGCCTGGCGTGACGTTCCAGTGCAGGTGGTGGGCTGTTCCGGCATCACCTGTTGGCGCCTACTGCGGGACTGGACCGAGGCCGGGGTCTGACCGGCCCTGCACCAGGCCCTGCTGACTGAGCTGCGCGCTGCAGACGCGCTGAACATGGACGACTGCGCAGTCGACGGCTCCCACATCCGGGCTCTCAAAGGGGGAGATCACGTCGGGCCTTCACCGGTCGATCGTGGGCGGCCCGGATCCAAGCATCACGTGATCGTGGACCGCCAGGGGATACCGCTCGCGGTCTCGCTGACCGGCGGAAACCATCACGACGTCACACAGTTGATTCCCCTGCTCGACGCGATCCCTCGCATAGGCGGGCTGACGGGCCGCCCGCGGAACCGGCCCAAGCGGATGTTCGCCGATCGCGGCTACGACTTCGACAAGTACCGTCGCCTGCTGTGGAAGCGCGGCATCAAGCCACTCATCGCCAGGCGGGGTGTCGCGCATGGTTCCGGCCTGGGGAAGACCCGGTGGGTTGTCGAGCGCACCTTCGCCTGGCTCCACCAGTTCAAGCGCCTACGAATCCGCTACGAACGCCGTGCCGACCTCCACCACGGTCTCCTGCAACTGGCCTGCTGCATCATCTGTCTCCGCCGACTGCAGGCACCGTCCCAGAAGGATCAGTAGGGTCGTCGGTGTGCGTGATCTACGAGTGGTCCTGATCGGCGGGACATCGAACGTCGGGAAGTCGACCGTCGCCCAAGAGGTGGCGGCAAAAATCGGGTTCGAGTACCTGAGCACTGACGCGATGGCCCAGCACCCAGGCCGGCCCTGGAGAACCCCGGAGTGGGAGGTGCCGGCGCACGTCGCTGAGCACTACGGATCACTTACGGTGGACGAGCTGATCACGTCTGTGTTCGACCACTACGATCGGCTCTGGCCCCGCATCGAAGAGCTGATCACGGCCCGTGCGGCCAGCGACCGCGGCAGTCCGGGCCTGGTCCTGGAGGGGTCGGCACTCTGGCCCGTCCGCGTCGCCAGGCTACAGGTCCCGCACGCGGCAGCCGTATGGCTCACCACTGGCGACTCGCTAGTACGCGCCCGCGTTCACGCTGCGGGCTCCTATGAATCAGCCGCAGACGAGGAACGGGTCCTGATGGACAAGTTCCTGGCCCGCACGGAGCGCTACCAGGCACTGATGATCGAGGCCATCGACAGGCTGGGCCTGGCTCGCATCGACGCGGGTGGCGGACAGTCCGCCGAAGAACTGGCTGACACTGTGCTCGCGACAGTCGACGCGCAGACCGCGCTGGGACGGTCATCCACCGGCCGGTGGCCGTTCATGACTGCTCACCTACGGTGCATCCCGGCGCCAAGCACCCCACCAGCTCATATTGAAACGATCAGTGAGCTGTTTCCAACCTGACGGGAGGTTAGACGGGCGGCCCCGGCAGCGGACATGAAGAAAGCCCCTGGTAGACGGGTTCACGACCAAGATCACCAGTCCGCCAGGAGCCTTCGCGTGCTTGTCTACCCGTCCGGCATCGATCTGTCCAGCCGCACCCTGCAGCACCTCTCCGGTCTCCTCGCAGGTCACCGCCGTCGAATCGGCTCCCGATGGCGTCGCCTGACCTGCGGCCGGCAAGCCCTGCTCGTCTTGGCGCACCTTCGCTGCGGCGACACCTACGCCCGCCTTGCAGCAGGTTTCCGCGTCGGGATAGCGACGGTCTACCGATACATACGCGAGGCCGTCGACCTCCTGGCCGCTCAGGCACCAACGCTGGAGCAGGCGATGCGGACCGTGCGGAGGAAGGCGTACGTGATCCTCGACGGCACCGTGCTGCCGATCGACCGCATCGCTGCCGACCAGCCGTATTACTCGGGGAAGAAGAAGCACCACGGGATGAACGTGCAGGTACTCGCGGATCCAGCCGGCCGTCTGATCTGGGCTTCGGACGCGCTGCCCGGGGCAGTACACGATCTGACCGCGGCCCGGACCCACGGCATTCCCGCCGCTCTCGCCGCCGATGGCATCAAGTGCTGGGCGGACAAGGCGTATCAGGGCGCAGGTCCTGCTGTCCGCGTCCCGTTCCGTGGCAAAGGTCTGCGCGGTTGGCGCCGGCGTCACAACCGCGATCACGCCAAGATCCGAAGCCTCGGCGAACGAGCCATGGCCACCCTCAAATGCTGGCGGCTCCTGCGGAAGCTCCGTTGCAGCACCACCCGGATCACCACCGTCGTCCGCGCCGTCATCGCCCTCGAACTCGCCACCTGATCAAGATGGAAAAGGCTCCAGCAGTCCAACAACATCTGCCTGTCGTTCCGCGACGCCAGGTACTGCACGGAGTTGTAGGGCACGATCAGCAGCCGGCCACTCTCGCGGACTCGCTCTGCGTCGACGGCAAGGGGTGGCTCGTCCGCCCGCTGGCTGCGGGCGAGGAACGCCACGGCGAGTTGCAGGGCTTCGTCCTGCTGCATCATGCGTCTCCAGTTCGTTGGCCCGATGAGACGCACCCTATTGGTCCTGGGATGATCTTTGCGTGGCTGGTGTGATCACGGCGTCGGAGCCGTCTTGGATAGCCCCGTTCACCGGGTTGAGCCCGAGACAGTTCGGGAAGCTGCTGACGGTGCTGCGGCGTGAGGGTGCGGATGCGGTCCGCAAGGGTCGGCCGTGGAGCCTTCCGCTGGAGGACCGGGCCCTGCTGGTCGCGGCGTACTGGCGCACAAACCTCACCATGCGGCAACTCGCTCCGCTGTTCGGTGTCTCGAAGTCCGCTGCCGACCGCATCATCGACCACCTCGGACCGATGCTCGCACTCCAGCCGCGCAAGCGGTTCGCCAAGGACACTGTCCTCATCGTGGACGGCACCCTCGTGCCCACCCGCGACCACGCCATTGCCGCGCAGTCGAAGAACTACCGTTACTCCACCAACCACCAGGTCGTCATCGACGCCGACACCCGCCTGGTCGTCGTGGTTGGCCGGCCGCTGCCTGGGAACCGCAACGACTGCAAGGCGTGGGAGGAATCCGGCGCCAGAGCCGCCGTCGGCAAGACCCGGACGATCGCCGACGGCGGCTACCCGGGCACCGGACTCGTCATGCCCCACCGCCGGCGCAAAGGCGAAGACCTGCCCGACTGGAAGGAAGCACACAACAAGTCCCACAAGCAGGTCCGGGCCCGCGTCGAGCACGTCTTCGCCCGCATGAAGACCTGGAAGATCCTCCGCGACTGCCGCCTCCGAGGGGACGGAGTCCACCACGCCATGCTCGGCATCGCCCGCCTGCACAACCTCGCCCTCGCCGGATAGACGGCCGGACCCGACCACGATCGCCCAACCCCCGGCGACTCAGAGATCATTTACGGGACAAGCCTTAGATCAAGAAAGCTGGGAGACCTCAATGTCATTGGAGAAGTCTTCCACCCGGCACTGACAACAGAGTGCCGCTGTGTCCTGCTCGCCCTCCAGCCTCCGGGAGGGCGTGGTCCGTGCGGAGGGCCACGAGCTGCGGGACGAGGATACAAGATCATCCCATCCTGTCCGTCATCCGGGGACGTACTCACCACGTGTGTAGCTCCACTCCTCCGTCACACGACCGTGCGGCCGCGCGAGGGTACGTGCGAATCAGCGTCCAAACGTCGCGTCCCGGGGGCGGTTGTCCCACCCCCGGGACGGATCGTCAGTGGCGACGCCAGCGGCGATTGACGAGGGGAACGCCGAGGCGAGCGGCCACCGTACGTTCCAACTCACTAACCACGACAGCCGGGGTATCGGCGCGGAGCGGCAGCACCCAGTAGGCCGACCACTCCTCCCGCTTGGACCTGGACTCCGTCATGTGCTGACGGATACGAACCGAAGCGGCGCCCCCGCAGAGCGCCCGCTCGGGTCGGGTCCGTCCGCAGTAGCAGGCCACGCCCTCTCCGTTCACCGGGATGTAGATGGCACGACGCTCGTTCCCGCTGTCCTCCCCGATCCAGATCGGAGAGTCCCGGTACTCCTCCAGCCAGGGGCCTACCAGGCTGGCCAGCACGGCGTAGCGCTCGGGCGTCATCGTGGCGACGCCCTGCCACACCAGGGCGCTCACCAGCTGTCCGACAGGGGCTCCGACTCGGCGATCTTGCCGAGGCGAGCGGTGATGCCCGCGAGGATCCCGAACGTCGACTCCACCTCGAGCCAGGCGATCTTGTCGTCAGTGCCGTTCTCGTCGCGCATCTCGATGAGGTCCATCAGCCGGTCCTTCGCGGTGAACACCGCCTCCTGGAACCGGGTGAGGCTCGCGGCCTCCTTGGCGGCGGGGTTGTTGCGCTCCGCCTCGGAGGTGAAGCCGTGCCGGACCGCCTGGCGCAGGTAGGCGTTGAAGGTGGAGGTCGCCCAGTCCGACGGCTGCTCGACCAGGGACTTGGACTCGCTGTCCCACCAGCGCAGCGGCCGGCGGGCCCGAGACCGCTTCACGGCGTCGGCCAAGAGCTCGCGGCCCGGCCCGGTCTCCAGGAGGCCCTTGATGATCTGCCCGACGCTGGTACGGGCGATGGTGGTGCCGACCGTCTCCTCGGCCGAGCCGGCGGCGGCCCGCAGGTGACCGGTGACCACCAAGGCGACCATGCCGAGCACGCCGAGCACGAGGGCGGCCTGGGTGTCGTTGGCGTGGGCGCGGTCCCGGAGGCCGTCGATGGCGTGGTCCGTGGCGGCGTTCTCCACCGTCCACTCGGTGTCGACCAGGTCCTGCCACAGGCAGCCGGTGTCCAGCGCCTTGCGGATCGAGTCCAGGTGCTTCGGCGTCTCGACGCTCGCCGAGTACGAACGCAGTCCCAGTTCCACCACCGGCCCGTTGCGGTGGCTGAGGTAGAGACCAGTCTTACCGAGCTGGGAGCGCACGAGGCGGTTGAAGGCGTGCCCCTTGCGGGTGAGCTCCTGGACGATCTGGGCGAAGCGAAGGTCGGGCAGGTCGTCCAGGCCAAGCAGGCGCATCCCCTCGGGCACCTGCTCGCGGCCGATCAGAACGTCCCGCCGCGCCGTCGCCAGGTCCTTGTCGGGCTGCCCGCCATCCAGCAGGCCCTCGTCGTAGAGGGCCGTCGCCATCTCCTCGGCGACGACGGCGTGCTGGGAGCCGGGGGAGAACTTCTTGGCGGACACGTTCATGCGCACCAGCACGCTGCGGACAGCGGCGGGGAAGCGCTCCATCCCGCGCTGCGGGTCGTCGTCCTCGTAGCCGACGATCACCTGGACCGGCACGGTGAGCGCGTTGAGCGCGATCGCCGCTTCGTTCCGCTCCCGCTGGTCCGCCTCGGTACCCTTCGGCGGCTGCGCCAGTCGCTTGTGGGCCACCTTGGCGATCTTGCGGACGAGCTCACGGCGGGCAACGAGCGGCAGTCGCATGAGGTACGAGGGCAGCAGCCGGATCCGGGTGTGGTCGCGGGCGTCGCCGGTCAGCCATCCGCGCTCGACCGGCAGGAGCACCAGGCAGGAGATCAGCCGACAGTTGCCGTCCACGGCCGTGTAGTCCTCGCCGACCGAGTCGGGGGAGCCGGTGAAGGTCGCCGGCACCAGCGTCAGCGAGCGCTCAACGATGCGCTCCCCTACGTCCTGCGGGTTGTCCTTCTGCACGGCGATCGCGGCCCGGTCCACGGCCTCCATCACGGCCTCGAACGCGTCGCCGTGGACCAGCGTCGCGTACCGGTCGTGCGGGGCCGGCATCGACAGCGCGAGTCGGCCGCGGGGCGCCTTGGGGTCGGCGGCGTAGCTCGCGTCCGCGAGCAACCGGTCGTTCTCCACCGCAGGGGACATCATCGGCGCGTACGCGCGGAAGTTCAGCGTCGTCAGCCAGCCGAACGGCGTCCGGTGCCGCTCACCCCGGCTGAGCTCGAGCTCCTGGGGGTCGGTGGCCAGGTGGGCGAGACGCTCGATGTGGCTGGGGCTAAGGAGAACTCCGCCGAGCTTGCCGAGCTGGGTCTGGGCCTTGGTCGTCTGGCTGACCGGCGGGACACGGTGCTCGAACTCACCGTTGTCGTTTCGGAATCCGCTGACCGGGATGACCTGGATCTCACGGGTCTCGCCACGGTCCGGCTTGGAACTGCTGCTCATGGGGCGCCTTCTTGGATGGCCGGCGTGTAGTACGCCGGCGTTGGCCGCGCGTCACGCGGCGCCATCCGGGCTGCCACGCACCCACTCCGCCTCTGAAGAACCTCAGTCCGTTCAGGGTTTCGTAGCGTTGTCACGTCGGTCAGCGGCAGTTCGAGTGCTCTACGTGTGTGGCGGCGAGGCCGTCGCAGGCGGAGAGGAGCCCAAGTCGTGCGGTTGCAGACCTCGGTCCGCGCGCGCAGGCGTTTGACCGCCGCAATCAACGGCGTCGGCCGCACCCTACCGGTTCGCTGACCATCGCTCAAAGTGGTTTTACTGGACTTCTTCTGACGCACCGACAGATACCGTGCGACTCCAGGCTCAATAGCTGCGCAAACTCGAGAGACCGGCCCGGCTACCACGTCCGGAGCGCCCAGGCTGCCTTCCTCGAACCCGCGAGCTGTCCCCGGCCACCCGGTCCCGAGTCGGGGCGAACGGGGCCTGAGTGGCAGGATCAGGGCAGGGGGCTCCGCCCGCACACCATTGCCTGCGGGCGCGATACCCAAGGCCGCACTCCGAGGAGTGCAGCTCTCTAGCATCACGACCCTCTGACCAGGGGAAATGGCGGCGCTCAACTGGCCAGATCGAACGCTCACTGGCCAACTGAAGCGCTCAGTCACATGATTGCATCACGGAGCCCCGCCTGATCGATTTAGTAATCCAGGTCGAGGTAATCGATGTCGTTGATGGCGACGTCTGAGATTCCGAGGGCGCGGTTTCCGCCGTCCTGGAAATAGATGTCTTTGAATCCTTCGGCGATGATTGTGCGCATCTGCTGGTCGCTGGCGCCGGTGTTGCGGGCGTCGAAGAGGCGTTGTGCGTAGGCGGGTGGGAGGTGGACGGTGAGGCGTCGGAAGCGTCCGTCGTCGGTCGTGCCGACCGCAGCGGAGTAGCCGAACCGTGCCCTCGTCTCCACGGTGATGCCGCTCGTGGCGGCGGCCTGCTTCTGCCGGCGCTTGCGGACCAAGGGCTGCCACCGCTGCCGTACGGCGTCGTCGATTTTCGCGGCAACGTCGGCCCGGGGATGCTTGCGGGCGCCGCGCCGGTAGCGGTTCACCGAGTCGGCGGTGACCCCGAGCTCCAGCGCGACGGCTTTGGCGCTGCCGAGCTGTTTGAGCAGGAACCCGATCTGGCCCTTGAGGGTTTTGGGCGGGTTCTTGGTGAACGCTTCTCGGTCGGCCCGCTCGATCGCGTCGTCGATCTCCCCCACGGGTCTACTCCCCT is drawn from Streptomyces sp. NBC_00178 and contains these coding sequences:
- the tpg gene encoding telomere-protecting terminal protein Tpg — translated: MGEIDDAIERADREAFTKNPPKTLKGQIGFLLKQLGSAKAVALELGVTADSVNRYRRGARKHPRADVAAKIDDAVRQRWQPLVRKRRQKQAAATSGITVETRARFGYSAAVGTTDDGRFRRLTVHLPPAYAQRLFDARNTGASDQQMRTIIAEGFKDIYFQDGGNRALGISDVAINDIDYLDLDY
- a CDS encoding transposase; protein product: MAGVITASEPSWIAPFTGLSPRQFGKLLTVLRREGADAVRKGRPWSLPLEDRALLVAAYWRTNLTMRQLAPLFGVSKSAADRIIDHLGPMLALQPRKRFAKDTVLIVDGTLVPTRDHAIAAQSKNYRYSTNHQVVIDADTRLVVVVGRPLPGNRNDCKAWEESGARAAVGKTRTIADGGYPGTGLVMPHRRRKGEDLPDWKEAHNKSHKQVRARVEHVFARMKTWKILRDCRLRGDGVHHAMLGIARLHNLALAG
- a CDS encoding transposase family protein, with product MLVYPSGIDLSSRTLQHLSGLLAGHRRRIGSRWRRLTCGRQALLVLAHLRCGDTYARLAAGFRVGIATVYRYIREAVDLLAAQAPTLEQAMRTVRRKAYVILDGTVLPIDRIAADQPYYSGKKKHHGMNVQVLADPAGRLIWASDALPGAVHDLTAARTHGIPAALAADGIKCWADKAYQGAGPAVRVPFRGKGLRGWRRRHNRDHAKIRSLGERAMATLKCWRLLRKLRCSTTRITTVVRAVIALELAT